A genomic stretch from Streptomyces venezuelae ATCC 10712 includes:
- a CDS encoding TetR/AcrR family transcriptional regulator encodes MQRGALLDAARSLLSEGGTEALTFPALAERTGLARSSVYEYFRSRAAVVEELCAVDFPVWAAEVELAMDGADTPQGKVEAYVRKQLELVGDRRHRAVVAISASELDDGAREKIRAAHGGLVAMIVEALAALGQAQPRLGAMLLQGVVDAAVRRIELGAAEDPEAVTEAAVAMALHGVSGPPA; translated from the coding sequence ATGCAGCGCGGCGCCCTCCTGGACGCCGCGCGTTCCCTGCTGTCCGAGGGCGGTACGGAGGCGCTGACCTTCCCCGCACTCGCCGAGCGCACGGGCCTCGCCCGCTCCTCGGTGTACGAGTACTTCCGGTCGCGCGCGGCCGTCGTCGAAGAGCTGTGCGCGGTGGACTTCCCCGTCTGGGCCGCCGAGGTCGAGCTGGCGATGGACGGCGCGGACACCCCGCAGGGCAAGGTCGAGGCGTACGTCCGCAAGCAGCTGGAGCTGGTCGGGGACCGGCGCCACCGCGCGGTCGTCGCCATCTCGGCGAGCGAGCTCGACGACGGCGCCCGGGAGAAGATCCGCGCGGCCCACGGCGGCCTCGTCGCCATGATCGTCGAAGCCCTCGCCGCCCTGGGTCAGGCCCAGCCCCGGCTGGGCGCCATGCTCCTCCAGGGCGTCGTCGACGCGGCCGTCCGCCGCATCGAGCTCGGCGCGGCGGAGGACCCCGAGGCCGTCACGGAAGCCGCGGTCGCGATGGCCCTGCACGGCGTCAGCGGCCCCCCGGCCTGA
- the whiG gene encoding RNA polymerase sigma factor WhiG, which yields MPQHTSGSDRAAVPPAARGTVRPPAPTSLDELWRSYKETGDERLREQLILHYSPLVKYVAGRVSVGLPSNVEQADFVSSGVFGLIDAIEKFDVERAIKFETYAITRIRGAMIDELRALDWIPRSVRQKARNVERAYATLEAQLRRTPSETEVAAEMDISLEDLHAVFSQLSLANVVALEELLHVGGEGGDRLSLMDTLEDTAADNPVEVAEDRELRRLLARAINTLPEREKTVVTLYYYEGLTLAEIGHVLGVTESRVSQIHTKSVLQLRAKLADVGR from the coding sequence ATGCCCCAGCACACCTCCGGGTCTGACCGCGCTGCGGTGCCCCCAGCAGCCCGGGGCACCGTGCGACCACCCGCACCGACCTCTCTCGACGAACTGTGGCGGTCGTACAAGGAGACGGGCGACGAGCGGCTGCGGGAACAGCTGATCCTGCACTACTCGCCGCTCGTCAAGTACGTCGCGGGACGCGTCAGCGTCGGGCTGCCGTCCAACGTGGAACAGGCCGACTTCGTCTCGTCCGGGGTCTTCGGGCTCATCGACGCCATCGAGAAGTTCGACGTCGAGCGCGCCATCAAGTTCGAGACGTACGCCATCACCCGCATCCGCGGCGCCATGATCGACGAACTCCGGGCCCTCGACTGGATCCCGCGCTCCGTCCGCCAGAAGGCGCGCAACGTCGAGCGCGCCTACGCCACCCTCGAAGCCCAGCTCCGGCGCACCCCCTCCGAGACCGAGGTCGCGGCGGAGATGGACATCTCGCTGGAGGATCTGCACGCGGTTTTCAGCCAGTTGTCCCTGGCGAACGTCGTCGCCCTGGAAGAGCTGCTGCACGTCGGCGGCGAGGGCGGCGACCGGCTCTCGCTGATGGACACCCTGGAGGACACGGCCGCCGACAACCCCGTCGAGGTCGCCGAGGACCGCGAGCTGCGCCGCCTGCTCGCCCGGGCCATCAACACCCTCCCCGAGCGGGAGAAGACCGTGGTCACGCTCTACTACTACGAGGGCCTCACCCTCGCCGAGATCGGCCACGTCCTCGGCGTCACCGAGAGCCGCGTCAGCCAGATCCACACCAAGTCGGTCCTCCAGCTCCGCGCGAAGCTGGCCGACGTCGGACGCTGA
- a CDS encoding murein hydrolase activator EnvC family protein, whose translation MYLSALLLTLGLLWPVGPPPPEILRGWQPPPGPYAAGHRGVDLAAPPGTPVLAPADGTVTFAGPVGGRGVLTLTLPDTGAPPLRTTFGPVTPLVRAGTRVRAGTPVARVDPGTHCRESCLHWGLRRGDRYLNPLALTRRAPSRLLPLTAGPGRLTAGPGSPPVRPGGR comes from the coding sequence ATGTACCTCAGCGCACTGCTTCTGACCCTCGGCCTGCTCTGGCCGGTGGGCCCGCCACCGCCGGAGATCCTGCGCGGCTGGCAGCCGCCGCCCGGCCCGTACGCCGCCGGGCACCGCGGCGTCGACCTCGCCGCCCCGCCGGGCACGCCGGTCCTCGCCCCGGCGGACGGCACGGTCACGTTCGCCGGGCCGGTCGGCGGCCGCGGGGTCCTCACCCTCACCCTTCCGGATACGGGCGCTCCCCCGCTCCGCACCACCTTCGGTCCGGTGACCCCGCTGGTGCGGGCGGGCACGCGGGTGCGGGCCGGCACGCCGGTCGCCCGCGTCGACCCCGGCACCCACTGCCGGGAGTCCTGCCTCCACTGGGGCCTGCGCAGAGGCGACCGGTACCTGAATCCGCTGGCCCTGACGCGCCGCGCCCCGTCCCGTCTGCTGCCGCTGACGGCCGGCCCGGGGAGGCTGACGGCCGGGCCAGGGAGTCCCCCGGTCAGGCCGGGGGGCCGCTGA
- the dprA gene encoding DNA-processing protein DprA has protein sequence MTTPTPSPDATPDPDATPTPPPDLDPAGTSGTRGTSGPGVADERVVRAVLSRAVEPGDEHAGRWLRRYGAVGFLDRLLGSAGGAATGDDPFPGTGQKRVASWRLRATAADPGRDLATVQALGGRFVIPGDTEWPRQLDDLGDARPLGLWVRGPADLRTWALRSVALVGARACTPYGAHTAADLATGLARQGWVVVSGAAYGIDGAAHRGALAAGGATVAVLACGVDTPYPRGHDQLIRRVAEQGLVVGELPPESHPTPSRFILRNRVIAALTRGTVVIEAQHRSGSLVTARAAARLGRHTMGVPGPVTSALSAGVHELLRGDATLVTDADEIIELVGDMGQLAPARRGPVLPRDLLAPATAQVLEAVPARGPTPTTVIARRAGGTPDDTLAKLYELHSLGFVERRGDGWQLTNTTTPPSNARRGGP, from the coding sequence ATGACCACCCCGACCCCCAGCCCCGACGCGACCCCGGACCCGGACGCGACCCCGACCCCACCCCCCGACCTCGACCCCGCCGGCACCTCGGGAACCCGCGGCACCTCGGGACCCGGCGTCGCCGACGAGCGGGTGGTGCGGGCCGTGCTCAGTCGGGCCGTCGAGCCCGGGGACGAGCACGCGGGACGCTGGCTCCGGCGATACGGGGCCGTCGGCTTCCTCGACCGACTGCTCGGGTCCGCCGGGGGAGCGGCCACCGGCGACGACCCCTTCCCCGGCACCGGACAGAAACGCGTCGCCTCCTGGCGGCTGCGCGCCACCGCCGCGGACCCCGGCCGGGACCTCGCCACCGTCCAGGCGCTCGGCGGCCGCTTCGTCATCCCCGGCGACACCGAATGGCCCCGTCAACTCGACGACCTCGGCGACGCCCGCCCGCTCGGCCTCTGGGTCCGGGGCCCCGCCGACCTGCGCACCTGGGCGCTGCGCTCCGTCGCCCTCGTCGGTGCCCGCGCCTGCACCCCGTACGGCGCCCACACCGCGGCCGACCTCGCCACCGGGCTCGCCCGGCAGGGCTGGGTCGTCGTCTCGGGCGCCGCCTACGGCATCGACGGCGCCGCCCACCGCGGCGCGCTCGCGGCCGGCGGCGCCACCGTCGCCGTGCTCGCCTGCGGCGTCGACACCCCGTACCCGCGCGGCCATGACCAGCTCATCCGCCGCGTCGCCGAACAGGGCCTCGTCGTGGGGGAGTTGCCGCCGGAGAGTCACCCCACCCCGAGCCGCTTCATCCTCCGCAACCGGGTCATCGCCGCCCTCACCCGCGGCACCGTCGTCATCGAGGCCCAGCACCGCAGCGGCTCGCTCGTCACGGCCCGCGCCGCCGCCCGGCTCGGCCGCCACACCATGGGCGTCCCCGGGCCCGTCACCAGCGCGCTCTCCGCGGGCGTCCACGAACTCCTCCGGGGAGACGCGACCCTCGTCACGGACGCCGACGAGATCATCGAACTCGTCGGCGACATGGGCCAGCTCGCCCCGGCGCGCCGGGGACCCGTACTCCCCAGGGACCTCCTCGCCCCCGCGACGGCACAGGTTTTGGAGGCCGTCCCCGCCCGCGGCCCCACCCCCACCACCGTCATCGCCCGCCGGGCCGGCGGCACCCCCGACGACACCCTCGCCAAGCTGTACGAACTCCACTCCCTGGGCTTCGTCGAACGGCGCGGGGACGGCTGGCAGTTGACGAACACGACGACTCCTCCGTCGAACGCGCGGCGAGGCGGTCCTTGA
- a CDS encoding YifB family Mg chelatase-like AAA ATPase → MGFARTCSVALVGVEGVVVEVQADLEPGVAAFTLVGLPDKSLTESRDRVRAAVVNAGAEWPQKKLTVGLSPASVPKSGSGFDLAVAAAVLGAAERVDPRAIADLVLIGELGLDGRVRPVRGILPAVLAAADAGYRQVVVPEQTAGEAALVPGVSVLGVRSLRQLIAVLTDEPVPEEEPTEAGRPDAMLAGLLVPGAGLGTGLAAGPGDPAEGPDLADVAGQHRARRALEVAAAGSHHLLLSGPPGAGKTMLAERLPGILPPLTRQESLEVTAVHSVAGILPPGEPLVRRAPYCAPHHSATMQSLVGGGNGLPRPGAVSLAHRGILFLDEAPEFSGKALDALRQPLESGHVVIARAAGVVRLPARFLLALAANPCPCGRHTLHGAGCECPAAVVRRYQARLSGPLLDRVDLRVEVEPVTRADLLGQGGRGESSAAVAARVHEARARAAARLADTPWRVNSEIPGHELRTRYLAAPGALADAERDIERGLLTARGLDRVLRVAWTVADLAGHERPDGQDIALALELRTGIARGVPVGAGDRP, encoded by the coding sequence ATGGGATTCGCCCGCACCTGCTCCGTCGCCCTCGTCGGCGTCGAAGGCGTCGTCGTCGAGGTCCAGGCCGACCTCGAACCCGGAGTGGCCGCCTTCACCCTCGTCGGCCTCCCCGACAAGAGCCTCACCGAGAGCCGCGACCGGGTCCGCGCCGCCGTCGTCAACGCCGGCGCCGAATGGCCCCAGAAGAAGCTCACCGTCGGCCTCAGCCCCGCGTCCGTCCCCAAAAGCGGGTCCGGATTCGATCTCGCCGTGGCGGCGGCGGTGCTCGGCGCGGCCGAGCGCGTCGACCCGCGCGCCATCGCCGACCTCGTCCTCATCGGCGAACTCGGCCTCGACGGACGCGTCCGGCCCGTCCGCGGCATCCTGCCCGCCGTCCTCGCCGCCGCCGACGCCGGATACCGCCAGGTCGTCGTCCCCGAACAGACCGCGGGCGAGGCCGCCCTCGTCCCCGGGGTCTCCGTCCTCGGCGTCCGCAGCCTCCGCCAGCTCATCGCCGTCCTGACCGACGAACCCGTCCCCGAGGAGGAACCCACCGAAGCGGGCCGCCCCGACGCCATGCTCGCCGGACTCCTCGTCCCCGGCGCGGGCCTCGGCACCGGACTCGCCGCCGGCCCCGGCGACCCCGCCGAAGGCCCCGACCTCGCCGACGTCGCCGGACAGCACCGCGCCCGCCGCGCCCTCGAGGTCGCCGCCGCCGGCAGCCACCACCTGCTGCTCTCCGGCCCACCGGGCGCCGGAAAGACGATGCTCGCCGAGCGCCTCCCCGGCATCCTCCCGCCCCTCACCCGGCAGGAGTCCCTCGAAGTCACCGCCGTCCACTCGGTCGCGGGGATCCTCCCGCCCGGCGAACCCCTCGTCCGCCGCGCCCCCTACTGCGCGCCGCACCACTCCGCCACGATGCAGTCCCTCGTCGGCGGCGGGAACGGCCTTCCCCGGCCCGGCGCCGTCTCCCTGGCCCACCGCGGCATCCTCTTCCTGGACGAGGCCCCCGAGTTCTCGGGCAAGGCCCTCGACGCCCTGCGTCAGCCGCTGGAGTCCGGGCACGTGGTCATCGCCCGCGCCGCCGGGGTCGTCCGCCTGCCCGCCCGCTTCCTCCTCGCCCTCGCCGCCAACCCCTGCCCCTGCGGACGGCACACCCTGCACGGCGCCGGGTGCGAATGCCCGGCCGCGGTCGTCCGCCGCTACCAGGCACGACTCTCCGGGCCCCTCCTCGACCGGGTCGACCTCCGGGTCGAGGTCGAGCCCGTCACCCGCGCCGACCTCCTCGGGCAGGGCGGCCGCGGCGAGAGCAGCGCGGCCGTCGCCGCCCGCGTCCACGAGGCCCGGGCCCGCGCCGCCGCCCGGCTCGCCGACACCCCCTGGCGCGTCAACAGCGAGATCCCCGGCCACGAGCTGCGGACCCGGTACCTCGCCGCGCCCGGAGCCCTCGCCGACGCCGAACGCGACATCGAGCGCGGACTCCTCACCGCCCGGGGCCTCGACCGCGTCCTGCGCGTCGCCTGGACCGTCGCCGACCTCGCCGGACACGAGCGGCCCGACGGCCAGGACATCGCCCTCGCCCTCGAACTGCGCACCGGAATCGCCCGCGGCGTCCCGGTCGGAGCGGGGGACCGGCCATGA
- a CDS encoding DUF2469 domain-containing protein — MSAEDLEKYETEMELKLYREYRDVVGLFKYVIETERRFYLTNDYEMQVHSVQGEVFFEVSMADAWVWDMYRPARFVKQVRVLTFKDVNIEELNKSDLELPGS, encoded by the coding sequence ATGAGCGCCGAGGACCTCGAGAAGTACGAGACCGAGATGGAGCTGAAGCTCTACCGGGAGTACCGCGACGTCGTCGGGCTGTTCAAATACGTGATCGAGACCGAGCGACGCTTCTACCTCACCAATGACTACGAGATGCAGGTGCACTCGGTGCAGGGCGAGGTCTTCTTCGAGGTCAGCATGGCCGACGCCTGGGTCTGGGACATGTACCGCCCGGCCAGGTTCGTCAAGCAGGTCCGTGTCCTCACCTTCAAGGACGTGAACATCGAGGAGCTCAACAAGAGCGACCTCGAACTCCCCGGCAGCTGA
- a CDS encoding YraN family protein: MNSTQALGRYGEELAARRLTATGMQILARNWRCGRTGEIDIVAREGDTLVMCEVKTRRHGGYEHPMAAVTPGKAERLRRLAACWLDRQNAPAPPGGVRIDLVGIVLPRRGAPVLTHARGVA; the protein is encoded by the coding sequence ATGAACAGCACCCAAGCACTCGGACGGTACGGAGAAGAGCTGGCCGCCCGCCGGCTCACCGCGACCGGCATGCAGATCCTCGCCCGCAACTGGCGCTGCGGCCGGACCGGCGAGATCGACATCGTCGCCCGGGAAGGCGACACCCTCGTCATGTGCGAGGTCAAGACACGGCGCCACGGCGGGTACGAACATCCGATGGCCGCCGTCACACCCGGCAAGGCCGAGCGGCTCCGCCGCCTCGCCGCCTGCTGGCTCGACCGGCAGAACGCCCCCGCCCCACCCGGCGGCGTCCGCATCGACCTCGTCGGCATCGTCCTGCCCCGCCGCGGCGCCCCCGTCCTCACCCACGCCCGGGGGGTGGCCTGA